In one Lolium rigidum isolate FL_2022 chromosome 3, APGP_CSIRO_Lrig_0.1, whole genome shotgun sequence genomic region, the following are encoded:
- the LOC124700604 gene encoding uncharacterized protein LOC124700604 isoform X2: MCMDKSAVPAKKIWLAMASRLGLRPTAGLRNLRKEVRTCEYRDVHVMWEMLRDMGSPAPLEEKEAAAAAAVMAAAGARKKKAAWRRFAYYCCAF, encoded by the exons ATGTGCATGGACAAGTCGGCCGTGCCGGCGAAGAAGATCTGGCTCGCCATGGCCTCCCGCCTCGGCCTCCGCCCAACAGCTG GGCTAAGGAACCTGAGGAAGGAGGTGAGGACGTGCGAGTACCGCGACGTGCACGTCATGTGGGAGATGCTCAGGGACATGGGCTCCCCGGCGCCCCTGGAGGAGAAGGaggcagcagccgccgctgccgtcatggccgccgccggcgccaggAAGAAGAAGGCGGCGTGGAGGCGGTTCGCCTACTACTGCTGCGCGTTCTGA
- the LOC124700604 gene encoding uncharacterized protein LOC124700604 isoform X1: protein MCMDKSAVPAKKIWLAMASRLGLRPTAGKFNSSVLHHRSTIDRPLDFLPTDRFACAAGLRNLRKEVRTCEYRDVHVMWEMLRDMGSPAPLEEKEAAAAAAVMAAAGARKKKAAWRRFAYYCCAF, encoded by the exons ATGTGCATGGACAAGTCGGCCGTGCCGGCGAAGAAGATCTGGCTCGCCATGGCCTCCCGCCTCGGCCTCCGCCCAACAGCTGGTAAGTTCAACTCTtctgttttacatcatcgatcgaCGATCGATCGTCCTCTTGATTTCCTGCCGAC GGATCGGTTCGCTTGCGCTGCAGGGCTAAGGAACCTGAGGAAGGAGGTGAGGACGTGCGAGTACCGCGACGTGCACGTCATGTGGGAGATGCTCAGGGACATGGGCTCCCCGGCGCCCCTGGAGGAGAAGGaggcagcagccgccgctgccgtcatggccgccgccggcgccaggAAGAAGAAGGCGGCGTGGAGGCGGTTCGCCTACTACTGCTGCGCGTTCTGA